The following coding sequences are from one Streptomyces venezuelae window:
- a CDS encoding tetratricopeptide repeat protein: MDTDWEKRVAAAWETLDSYGEDGGAEFRAVIDRLVDELPDGDPVGPFERACAFDSTGHSDRAVPLYQEALERGLDGYRRRRTAVQLASSLRNVGRAEEGAALLTAELDEPGDELDDAVRACLALCLASLGREREGLALVLEALAPHLPRYQRSMANYARALVADTPA; the protein is encoded by the coding sequence ATGGACACGGATTGGGAGAAGCGGGTCGCGGCGGCCTGGGAGACGTTGGACTCCTACGGGGAGGACGGCGGCGCGGAGTTCCGGGCGGTGATCGACCGGCTCGTCGACGAGTTGCCCGACGGGGACCCCGTGGGGCCCTTCGAGCGGGCCTGCGCCTTCGACTCCACCGGGCACTCGGACCGCGCCGTGCCCCTCTACCAGGAAGCCCTGGAGCGCGGGCTCGACGGATACCGCAGGCGGCGTACGGCCGTGCAGCTGGCGAGTTCGCTGCGGAACGTGGGTCGGGCCGAGGAGGGTGCCGCCCTGCTCACCGCGGAACTGGACGAGCCGGGCGACGAGTTGGACGACGCGGTGCGTGCCTGTCTCGCGCTGTGCCTGGCCAGCCTCGGCAGGGAGCGCGAGGGCCTCGCCCTCGTGCTCGAGGCCCTCGCCCCGCACCTCCCCCGCTACCAGCGCTCCATGGCCAACTACGCCCGCGCACTCGTGGCCGACACACCGGCATGA
- a CDS encoding metal-dependent hydrolase codes for MSNTQSRAPEPVASEHIALKARNVSFAWESTPLHWLPDDPFTTHTINVLHLLLPAGERWFVHVYKQVLPLIRDERLREDVIGFIGQEAMHAQAHDEVLPHLKEQGLDPTPYTAQVDWLFEKLLGDRTLPPGKARRWWLMERVAIIAAIEHYTAFLGNWVLNAQELDRRGADPTMLDLLRWHGAEEVEHRSVAFELFMHVDGGYGRRVRTWATAFTALVFLWQRGARFFMENDPTLVDGKASFKDFHRSGKAGTLPSTGDMIRSIPRYLSRAYHPSQEGSTEQAVAYLASSPAAVAALAAEKGTA; via the coding sequence ATGTCTAATACGCAGAGCCGGGCGCCCGAGCCCGTCGCGTCCGAGCACATAGCGCTCAAGGCACGCAACGTCTCCTTTGCCTGGGAGAGCACCCCGCTCCACTGGCTCCCCGACGACCCGTTCACCACGCACACCATCAACGTGCTGCATCTGCTGCTGCCCGCGGGCGAACGCTGGTTCGTGCACGTCTACAAGCAGGTCCTGCCGCTCATCCGCGACGAGCGGCTGCGCGAGGACGTCATCGGGTTCATCGGCCAGGAGGCCATGCACGCGCAGGCGCACGACGAGGTCCTGCCGCACCTCAAGGAGCAGGGTCTCGACCCGACGCCGTACACCGCGCAGGTCGACTGGCTCTTCGAGAAGCTGCTCGGCGACCGGACGCTGCCGCCCGGCAAGGCGCGCCGGTGGTGGCTGATGGAACGCGTCGCGATCATCGCGGCCATCGAGCACTACACCGCGTTCCTCGGCAACTGGGTCCTCAACGCGCAGGAGTTGGACCGCAGGGGCGCCGACCCCACCATGCTCGATCTGCTGCGCTGGCACGGCGCTGAGGAGGTCGAGCACCGCTCCGTCGCCTTCGAGCTGTTCATGCACGTCGACGGCGGCTATGGGCGCCGGGTCAGGACGTGGGCGACGGCGTTCACCGCGCTGGTCTTCCTCTGGCAGCGCGGGGCGCGGTTCTTCATGGAGAACGACCCGACGCTCGTCGACGGGAAGGCGTCCTTCAAGGACTTCCACCGCAGCGGCAAGGCGGGCACGCTGCCCTCCACCGGCGACATGATCCGCTCCATCCCGCGCTACCTCAGCCGGGCCTACCACCCCTCGCAGGAGGGCAGCACCGAGCAGGCCGTGGCCTATCTCGCGTCCTCGCCCGCGGCCGTCGCCGCGCTCGCCGCCGAGAAGGGGACCGCCTGA
- a CDS encoding glycoside hydrolase family 13 protein: MTQNATSAPATESSPAGEWWRDAVIYQVYPRSFADANGDGMGDLPGITARLPYLRDLGVDAVWLSPFYASPQADAGYDVADYRAVDPMFGTLTDADGLIGEAHALGLRVIVDIVPNHCSDRHEWFVRALREGPGSAARERFLFRPGRGAGGELPPNDWESVFGGPAWTRVEDGEWYLHLFAPEQPDFNWEHPDVHDEFRSVLRFWLDLGVDGFRVDVAHGLVKAAGLPDIGHPEQVKLLGKQAVPYFDQDGVHEIYRDWRHILDEYGRDGGARRIAVAEAWTPTVERSARYLRRDELHQAFNFEYLTTGWDADALRDVIDRSLAAMNAVDAPATWVLSNHDVVRHATRFADGDEARGLRRARAATLLMLALPGSAYLYQGEELGLPEVTELPDEVRQDPAFFRGSGQDGTRDGCRVPLPWSGERAPFGFGPREGGPSWLPQPDAWKRLSVAAQTGDPASTLEFYRRALAVRRAHPALGAGRDITWLPAPDGVLAFRRTTSAGSFVCTVNLASSPVALPTPGTPLLASTEIAPGAGRAVLPADSAVWWAA; this comes from the coding sequence ATGACCCAGAACGCCACCTCCGCGCCCGCCACCGAGTCCTCGCCCGCCGGGGAGTGGTGGCGCGACGCCGTCATCTACCAGGTCTATCCGCGCAGTTTCGCCGACGCGAACGGCGACGGCATGGGCGATCTGCCCGGCATCACGGCCCGCCTGCCGTACCTGCGCGACCTGGGCGTGGACGCCGTGTGGCTCTCCCCCTTCTACGCGTCGCCGCAGGCCGACGCCGGGTACGACGTGGCGGACTACCGCGCCGTCGACCCGATGTTCGGCACGCTCACGGACGCCGACGGCCTGATCGGCGAGGCGCACGCGCTCGGTCTGCGCGTCATCGTCGACATCGTGCCCAACCACTGCTCCGACCGGCACGAGTGGTTCGTGCGGGCGCTGCGCGAGGGCCCGGGTTCCGCGGCCCGCGAGCGTTTCCTGTTCCGCCCCGGCCGGGGCGCGGGCGGCGAACTCCCGCCGAACGACTGGGAGTCCGTGTTCGGCGGCCCGGCCTGGACGCGCGTCGAGGACGGGGAGTGGTACCTCCACCTGTTCGCGCCGGAACAGCCCGACTTCAACTGGGAGCACCCGGACGTCCACGACGAGTTCCGGTCCGTGCTGCGGTTCTGGCTCGACCTCGGCGTCGACGGGTTCCGCGTCGACGTCGCGCACGGTCTCGTCAAGGCGGCGGGTCTGCCGGACATCGGTCACCCGGAACAGGTCAAGCTGCTCGGCAAGCAGGCCGTGCCGTACTTCGACCAGGACGGCGTGCACGAGATCTACCGCGACTGGCGGCACATCCTCGACGAGTACGGGCGGGACGGCGGGGCGCGGCGGATCGCCGTCGCCGAGGCGTGGACCCCGACGGTCGAGCGCAGCGCCCGCTACCTGCGCCGCGACGAGCTGCACCAGGCGTTCAACTTCGAGTACCTGACGACGGGGTGGGACGCCGACGCGCTGCGCGACGTCATCGACCGGTCGCTGGCCGCGATGAACGCGGTGGACGCGCCCGCCACGTGGGTGCTCTCCAATCACGACGTCGTACGCCACGCGACGCGCTTCGCGGACGGCGACGAGGCGCGGGGGCTGCGTCGGGCGCGGGCGGCGACGCTGCTGATGCTGGCGCTGCCGGGCTCGGCGTACCTGTACCAGGGCGAGGAGCTGGGTCTGCCGGAGGTGACGGAGCTGCCGGACGAGGTGCGGCAGGACCCGGCGTTCTTCCGCGGGTCGGGGCAGGACGGCACGCGGGACGGGTGCCGGGTGCCGCTGCCGTGGTCCGGGGAGCGTGCCCCGTTCGGCTTCGGGCCGCGCGAGGGCGGTCCGAGCTGGCTGCCGCAGCCGGACGCGTGGAAGCGCTTGTCGGTGGCCGCGCAGACGGGCGATCCTGCGTCGACGCTGGAGTTCTACCGGCGGGCGCTGGCCGTGCGCCGTGCGCATCCGGCGCTCGGCGCGGGCCGCGACATCACGTGGCTGCCCGCGCCGGACGGTGTGCTGGCGTTCCGCCGCACCACCTCCGCGGGTTCGTTCGTGTGCACGGTGAACCTCGCCTCGTCGCCGGTCGCGCTGCCGACGCCCGGCACGCCGCTCCTGGCCAGCACGGAGATCGCGCCGGGCGCGGGGCGGGCGGTGCTTCCGGCGGATTCGGCGGTCTGGTGGGCAGCCTGA
- a CDS encoding PDR/VanB family oxidoreductase — MPRIRTVALAAGAALLARRALRRRIAVSPLWPLPALEEPVSGQPRSRALRLRVAGHEKVADGVVQLRLEGARLPGWLPGAHLDLVLPSGLVRQYSLCGDPEDTSSYTVATRLITAEQGGRGGSREVHEQLREGAVVEVRGPRNRFPLAVAASYVFVAGGIGITPVLPMLRAVEAAGAPWRLLYGGRSRASMPFLEEVEKLGGAGRGRVTVVAQDEDGLPDVAAFLDGTPPGAAVHVCGPEALMDAVAAALPDGCSLHVERFTPRTSTEGDTAFEVELRRSGRTVAVAADTTVLAAVRAELPDTPYSCRQGFCGTCRQRVVEGEIDHRDELLTDDERTGSMLICVSRARGERLVLDM, encoded by the coding sequence ATGCCCCGCATCCGCACCGTCGCCCTCGCCGCGGGCGCCGCCCTGCTCGCCCGGCGTGCCCTGCGCCGCCGCATCGCGGTCTCCCCGCTGTGGCCGCTGCCCGCCCTGGAGGAGCCCGTCTCGGGGCAGCCCCGCTCCCGGGCGCTGCGGCTCCGCGTGGCCGGGCACGAGAAGGTCGCCGACGGCGTCGTCCAACTGCGCCTGGAGGGCGCCCGGTTGCCCGGCTGGCTGCCCGGCGCCCACCTCGACCTGGTGCTGCCCTCGGGGCTCGTGCGGCAGTACTCGCTCTGCGGCGACCCCGAGGACACGTCCTCGTACACCGTCGCGACCCGCCTGATCACGGCGGAGCAGGGCGGCAGGGGCGGTTCGCGCGAGGTGCACGAGCAGCTCCGCGAAGGCGCCGTGGTCGAGGTGCGCGGGCCGCGCAACCGGTTCCCGCTGGCCGTCGCGGCGTCGTACGTCTTCGTGGCGGGCGGCATCGGGATCACGCCGGTCCTGCCGATGCTGCGGGCCGTCGAGGCGGCGGGCGCGCCGTGGCGGCTGCTGTACGGCGGGCGGTCGCGGGCGTCGATGCCGTTCCTGGAAGAGGTGGAGAAGCTCGGCGGCGCGGGGCGCGGGCGCGTCACCGTGGTCGCCCAGGACGAGGACGGACTGCCGGATGTCGCCGCCTTCCTGGACGGGACACCGCCCGGGGCAGCCGTCCACGTGTGCGGGCCCGAGGCGCTGATGGACGCCGTCGCCGCCGCCCTGCCCGACGGCTGCTCCCTCCACGTGGAAAGGTTCACGCCACGCACCTCCACCGAAGGCGACACCGCTTTCGAGGTGGAGCTGCGGCGCAGCGGACGTACGGTGGCGGTCGCCGCCGACACCACCGTGCTCGCCGCGGTCCGCGCCGAGCTGCCCGACACCCCGTACAGCTGCCGACAGGGCTTCTGCGGGACGTGCCGACAGCGTGTCGTGGAGGGGGAGATCGACCACCGCGACGAACTGCTCACCGATGACGAGCGGACCGGCTCGATGCTCATCTGCGTCTCGCGGGCGCGCGGTGAGCGGCTCGTCCTCGACATGTGA
- a CDS encoding alpha-N-acetylglucosaminidase has product MSEPSRRTVLGTAGALGLGAAVGGVPLPAHAADGPADSAAGPAFDTDSARSALNRLLPHHAEQFRLGLLPARGREDRFEVTGTTGRIEVSGTTPAVLLTGVHWYLKYVCGAHITWNGSQLDLPRRLPAPARTLTRSTSLPHRFALNDTNDGYTAPYADWAYWERMIDVLALHGCNEVLVIAGAEAVYRKVLTEFGYSDAEARAWLPAPSHQPWWLLQNLSGYGGPLSDRLIADRTALGRRIVRRLRDLGIAPVLPGYYGHVPDGFVERNGGDARVIPQGVWHGFKRPDWLDPRTSAFAKVAASFYRHQEALFGPADLFKMDLLHEGGTAGDVPVPAAARGVEAALRTARPNATWVILGWEANPLPALLDAVDKKRMLIVDGVSDRYAKEPDREKDWGGTPYAFGTIPNFGGRTTIGARTHLWNERFFAWRDKAGSALTGTAFMPEATDRDPAAFELFSELAWTKGPVDRAAWFSSYADFRYGGRDADARSAWRTLNATAYQHTAVERSDPHDSLFAARPDLAAARAAEYAPRALTYDPARFDAALTGLLGVAGPLRDSGAYRHDLVDVARQALAHRSRQLLPQLRTAYERRDRRTFGTLAELWLRLMRLSDEVTGTHPAFLLGPWIAAARRMGTTEAERAEFERTAKVLITVWGERATADAGRLHDYGNREWQGLIADLYVPRWQTWLDELADALAANRAPKPVDWFAMEDKWTRERKDYPQRPVGGTPHRVASRVRDVLARAPYQGSLQITADPPAVPPGGRSRLTASFRNVNGLRATGRVDFTLTGIEAEPTGPVSLPRVPPAGTGTVTWRASAPDTPLDRPLRPLPYEIAVRYGPAGERRVRTVHEGVLYEAGPVDDAWRTYTNNAAVFGQLGERYAIDGGGADLWKGTAEFGTLYREGALRDGVSVTVRVDRQADTGPWARAGLIARNSLATPLSPGFVDLAVTPSNGVVLSYDTNGDGTLDTYKRVTGITAPVLLRLSRSGDSFTGACSTDDGATWRTVATVPVPGAAAVQDVGLFMSATNGGDGGRGTVEFSGWRLG; this is encoded by the coding sequence ATGTCCGAACCGTCCAGACGTACGGTGCTAGGCACCGCGGGAGCCCTCGGTCTCGGCGCCGCCGTCGGCGGCGTACCGCTGCCGGCCCACGCCGCCGACGGGCCCGCGGATTCCGCCGCGGGCCCCGCCTTCGATACGGATTCCGCGCGCTCGGCACTCAACAGACTCCTGCCGCATCACGCGGAACAGTTCCGCCTCGGACTTCTCCCCGCGCGCGGCCGCGAGGACCGTTTCGAGGTCACCGGGACGACCGGCCGGATCGAGGTGTCCGGCACGACGCCCGCCGTGCTCCTCACCGGCGTCCACTGGTACCTGAAGTACGTGTGCGGGGCCCACATCACCTGGAACGGCAGCCAACTGGACCTGCCGCGCAGGCTGCCCGCCCCGGCCAGGACGCTGACGCGCAGCACCTCGCTCCCGCACCGGTTCGCCCTGAACGACACGAACGACGGGTACACCGCGCCGTACGCCGACTGGGCGTACTGGGAGCGGATGATCGACGTGCTCGCCCTGCACGGCTGCAACGAGGTCCTCGTGATCGCGGGTGCCGAGGCGGTGTACCGGAAGGTGCTCACCGAGTTCGGCTACTCGGACGCCGAGGCCAGAGCATGGCTGCCCGCGCCCTCGCACCAGCCCTGGTGGCTGCTGCAGAACCTCTCCGGGTACGGCGGGCCGCTCTCCGACCGACTCATCGCGGACCGCACGGCGTTGGGGCGGCGCATCGTACGGCGGCTCCGCGACCTCGGCATCGCGCCGGTCCTGCCGGGCTACTACGGGCACGTGCCCGACGGGTTCGTCGAGCGCAACGGCGGGGACGCGCGCGTCATCCCGCAGGGCGTCTGGCACGGGTTCAAGCGGCCCGACTGGCTCGACCCGCGGACCTCGGCGTTCGCGAAGGTCGCCGCCTCCTTCTACCGCCACCAGGAGGCGCTCTTCGGGCCCGCCGACCTCTTCAAGATGGACCTGCTGCACGAGGGCGGCACCGCGGGCGACGTGCCCGTCCCGGCTGCGGCGCGCGGCGTGGAGGCGGCCCTGCGCACGGCGCGGCCGAACGCCACATGGGTGATCCTCGGCTGGGAGGCCAACCCGCTGCCCGCGCTGCTCGACGCCGTCGACAAGAAGCGGATGCTGATCGTCGACGGCGTCTCCGACCGGTACGCGAAGGAGCCGGACCGGGAGAAGGACTGGGGCGGCACCCCGTACGCCTTCGGGACCATCCCCAACTTCGGCGGGCGCACGACGATCGGCGCCCGCACCCACCTGTGGAACGAGCGGTTCTTCGCCTGGCGCGACAAAGCGGGCAGCGCCCTGACCGGCACCGCCTTCATGCCCGAGGCCACGGACCGCGACCCGGCCGCCTTCGAGCTCTTCTCCGAGCTGGCGTGGACGAAGGGGCCGGTGGACCGGGCCGCCTGGTTCTCCTCGTACGCCGACTTCCGGTACGGCGGGCGTGACGCCGACGCGCGGTCCGCGTGGCGCACCCTGAACGCGACCGCCTACCAGCACACCGCCGTCGAACGCAGCGACCCGCACGACTCGCTCTTCGCCGCCCGCCCCGACCTCGCGGCGGCCCGCGCCGCCGAGTACGCGCCGCGCGCGCTGACCTACGACCCCGCGCGGTTCGATGCCGCGCTCACCGGGCTGCTCGGCGTGGCGGGACCGCTGCGGGACAGCGGCGCCTACCGCCACGACCTGGTCGACGTCGCACGGCAGGCGCTCGCCCACCGCAGCCGCCAGCTCCTGCCGCAGCTGCGGACGGCGTACGAACGCCGGGACCGGCGGACGTTCGGGACGCTCGCGGAGCTGTGGCTGCGGCTGATGCGGCTCTCGGACGAGGTGACGGGCACGCACCCGGCGTTCCTCCTCGGCCCGTGGATCGCGGCCGCCCGCCGCATGGGGACGACGGAGGCGGAACGCGCCGAGTTCGAGCGGACCGCGAAGGTCCTGATCACCGTGTGGGGCGAGCGCGCCACGGCCGACGCGGGCCGGCTGCACGACTACGGCAACCGCGAATGGCAAGGCCTCATCGCCGACCTGTACGTGCCGCGCTGGCAGACGTGGCTCGACGAGCTGGCGGACGCCCTCGCGGCGAACCGGGCACCGAAGCCGGTGGACTGGTTCGCGATGGAGGACAAGTGGACGCGGGAGCGCAAGGACTATCCGCAGCGCCCCGTCGGCGGCACTCCCCACCGCGTCGCCTCCCGCGTCCGGGACGTCCTCGCACGGGCGCCGTACCAGGGCAGCCTGCAGATCACCGCCGACCCGCCCGCCGTCCCGCCCGGGGGCCGCTCCCGCCTGACGGCGTCCTTCCGCAACGTCAACGGTCTCCGTGCCACGGGCCGCGTCGACTTCACGTTGACGGGCATCGAGGCGGAGCCGACGGGACCCGTGTCCCTGCCACGCGTGCCTCCCGCGGGCACGGGAACGGTCACGTGGCGGGCCTCCGCCCCGGACACCCCGCTGGACCGCCCGCTGCGCCCGCTCCCCTACGAGATCGCGGTCCGGTACGGGCCCGCGGGCGAGCGGCGGGTGCGAACCGTCCACGAGGGCGTGCTGTACGAGGCGGGCCCGGTGGACGACGCGTGGCGGACCTACACGAACAACGCGGCGGTGTTCGGCCAGTTGGGAGAGCGGTACGCGATCGACGGGGGCGGCGCCGACCTGTGGAAGGGCACGGCGGAGTTCGGGACGCTGTACCGCGAGGGGGCGCTGCGCGACGGGGTGTCGGTGACGGTGCGGGTCGACCGGCAGGCGGACACGGGCCCGTGGGCCAGGGCGGGCCTGATCGCCCGCAACTCCCTGGCGACACCGCTGTCCCCGGGCTTCGTCGACCTGGCCGTGACGCCGTCCAACGGAGTCGTCCTCTCCTACGACACGAACGGCGACGGCACGCTCGACACGTACAAGCGCGTCACGGGCATCACGGCGCCGGTGCTGCTCCGGCTCTCCCGCTCCGGGGACTCCTTCACGGGGGCGTGCTCGACGGACGACGGCGCGACGTGGCGGACGGTGGCGACGGTGCCGGTGCCGGGGGCCGCGGCCGTGCAGGACGTGGGGTTGTTCATGAGCGCGACGAACGGAGGTGACGGAGGGCGCGGAACGGTGGAGTTCAGCGGCTGGCGGCTCGGGTAG
- a CDS encoding TetR/AcrR family transcriptional regulator, whose amino-acid sequence MTTGVRRRMGVEERRQQLIGVALDLFSNRSPDDVSIDEIAAAAGISRPLVYHYFPGKLSLYEAALRRAADDLAGRFVEPREGPPGARLLRVMGRFFAFVDDHGPGFSALMRGGPAVGSSTTNALVDSVRQAAYEQVLFQLDVTEPSARLELVVRSWISLAESTALIWLDGRRIPRAELELQLVHDFAALAAVSAAYDEGMATLLREVLASEPPDGPFAELLERLATLAP is encoded by the coding sequence ATGACAACCGGGGTGCGCCGCAGGATGGGTGTCGAGGAGCGGCGGCAGCAGTTGATCGGGGTCGCGCTCGACCTGTTCAGCAACCGCTCGCCCGACGACGTGTCCATCGACGAGATAGCGGCGGCCGCGGGCATCTCGCGTCCGCTGGTCTACCACTACTTCCCCGGCAAACTCAGCCTGTACGAGGCGGCGTTGCGCCGGGCGGCGGACGACTTGGCGGGGCGGTTCGTGGAGCCCCGCGAGGGCCCGCCCGGGGCGCGGCTGCTGCGGGTCATGGGCCGCTTCTTCGCCTTCGTCGACGACCACGGGCCCGGTTTCTCGGCGCTGATGCGGGGCGGCCCCGCCGTCGGCTCCTCGACGACGAACGCGCTGGTCGACTCGGTGCGCCAGGCGGCGTACGAGCAGGTGCTGTTCCAGCTCGACGTCACCGAGCCCTCCGCCCGGCTCGAACTCGTCGTGCGATCCTGGATCTCGCTGGCCGAGTCGACGGCGCTGATCTGGCTGGACGGCCGACGCATCCCCCGCGCGGAGCTGGAGCTCCAGCTGGTGCACGACTTCGCCGCCCTCGCCGCGGTGAGCGCCGCCTACGACGAGGGCATGGCGACGCTGCTGCGCGAGGTCCTCGCGTCGGAGCCGCCGGACGGCCCCTTCGCGGAACTCCTGGAACGGCTTGCGACACTGGCCCCATGA
- a CDS encoding SpoIIE family protein phosphatase, which yields MTVNAKAGSTILVVDDVAASRYALGAVLRRDGHRVVLAASAGEALIELDVRRRAGELPDVALVDVGLPDMSGFELCRRLKETPPFAALPVVHFSAARIAPADRCLGLDAGGEAYLTVPAEPEEIQAVVRAAARGARHRSDAEAQAGHLTRLAETILDVQSARCPRELADAAAAGTARLSDGPAAAFVIADDGELHRSLSRRRTAASLPDEGAHDTVVRLIQRGMAGQTGVRETVVPAPVWPAGFFHAEPSDGGERPVGARLTLARAREGSAPVCLATPVYDRDPAPGTGRFVGRLAHATAVAAERLLMYEVERHIALTLQRSFLPAHVPQTPGTEVVVRYEPASRDTEIGGDFYASLTTSQGLLTGIGDVVGHSLDAATVMVEIRHALRAYCIEDPDPRTLAERLDGMLQRYHPEVTATLCLALVDPATGHTRVANAGHIPPLVVTDDGTATYLKAKGPLLGLGLDRPPPTETVLRRTDRLLMVTDGLIETRGTDLAVSMEHLRTVAAGAPLGVTALCDTLLACLGHNREDDIALLAMRLRQSDTPRTPSRAASP from the coding sequence GTGACCGTGAACGCCAAGGCAGGCAGCACGATCCTGGTGGTGGACGACGTCGCCGCCAGCCGTTACGCACTCGGTGCGGTCCTGCGCAGGGACGGCCACCGCGTCGTCCTCGCCGCCAGCGCGGGCGAGGCCCTGATCGAACTCGACGTGCGCCGACGCGCCGGCGAACTGCCGGACGTGGCGCTCGTCGACGTCGGCCTGCCCGACATGAGCGGCTTCGAACTGTGCCGCAGGCTGAAGGAGACACCGCCGTTCGCCGCCCTGCCCGTCGTGCACTTCTCGGCCGCCCGGATAGCCCCCGCCGACCGGTGCCTGGGTCTCGACGCGGGCGGCGAGGCCTATCTGACGGTGCCCGCCGAACCGGAGGAGATCCAGGCCGTCGTGCGCGCCGCGGCCCGCGGCGCACGCCACCGCAGCGACGCCGAGGCACAGGCCGGACACCTCACCCGGCTCGCCGAGACGATCCTCGACGTCCAGTCTGCCCGCTGCCCCCGCGAACTCGCCGACGCCGCCGCGGCCGGCACCGCCCGCCTCAGCGACGGCCCCGCCGCGGCCTTCGTCATCGCCGACGACGGCGAACTCCACCGCAGCCTGTCCCGGCGCAGGACCGCCGCCTCCCTGCCCGACGAGGGCGCGCACGACACGGTGGTGCGCCTGATCCAGCGCGGCATGGCAGGCCAGACCGGCGTCCGCGAGACCGTCGTACCCGCACCCGTGTGGCCCGCCGGCTTCTTCCACGCCGAGCCGTCCGACGGCGGGGAACGCCCCGTCGGCGCCCGCCTCACCCTGGCCCGCGCCCGCGAAGGGTCCGCGCCCGTCTGCCTCGCCACACCCGTGTACGACCGAGACCCCGCACCCGGCACCGGACGGTTCGTGGGGCGTCTCGCCCATGCCACCGCCGTCGCCGCCGAACGACTGCTGATGTACGAGGTGGAACGCCACATCGCCCTCACCCTCCAGCGCAGCTTCCTGCCGGCGCACGTCCCACAGACCCCCGGCACCGAAGTCGTCGTCCGCTACGAACCCGCCTCACGCGACACCGAGATCGGCGGCGACTTCTACGCCTCGCTCACCACATCCCAGGGGCTCCTCACCGGCATCGGCGACGTCGTCGGCCACTCCCTGGACGCCGCCACCGTCATGGTCGAGATCCGGCACGCGCTGCGCGCCTACTGCATCGAGGACCCCGACCCGCGCACACTCGCCGAACGCCTCGACGGCATGCTGCAGCGCTACCACCCCGAGGTGACCGCCACCCTCTGCCTGGCCCTCGTCGACCCCGCCACCGGCCACACCCGCGTCGCCAACGCCGGACACATCCCGCCCCTCGTCGTCACCGACGACGGCACCGCCACCTACCTCAAGGCGAAGGGCCCACTGCTCGGCCTCGGCCTGGACAGGCCGCCGCCCACCGAGACGGTCCTGCGCCGCACCGACCGGCTCCTCATGGTCACCGACGGACTCATCGAGACCCGCGGCACCGACCTCGCCGTATCCATGGAGCACCTGCGCACGGTCGCGGCCGGAGCGCCCCTCGGCGTCACGGCCCTCTGCGACACCCTGCTCGCCTGCCTGGGCCACAACCGCGAGGACGACATCGCCCTCCTCGCCATGCGGCTGCGGCAGAGCGACACGCCCCGTACGCCTAGCCGAGCGGCCTCTCCATGA
- a CDS encoding GNAT family N-acetyltransferase, translating to MTAQLTCRRADIGDTATLAGLYEDVVDWMLDHGIDQWKSGAKDERHFERVIGSSTAEAWLAYDGSGVLGAYELWWSDEQAWGARPPVAGYVHRLMARPGAPAGTGRALLRDAERRIAAAGRELCRLDVMVTSPRLRTYYEEAGYAVVGELTDKLAADGTPYGVLLMERPLG from the coding sequence ATGACAGCGCAACTGACCTGCCGCCGCGCGGACATCGGCGACACGGCGACCCTGGCGGGGCTGTACGAAGACGTGGTCGACTGGATGCTGGACCACGGCATCGACCAGTGGAAGTCCGGCGCCAAGGACGAGCGGCACTTCGAGCGGGTGATCGGCTCGTCGACGGCGGAGGCGTGGCTCGCGTACGACGGTTCCGGCGTCCTCGGCGCGTACGAACTGTGGTGGTCGGACGAGCAGGCGTGGGGCGCGCGGCCGCCGGTCGCCGGGTACGTGCACCGGCTGATGGCGCGGCCAGGAGCGCCCGCGGGGACGGGCCGCGCGCTGCTGCGGGACGCGGAGCGCCGCATCGCGGCGGCGGGCCGTGAACTGTGCCGCCTGGACGTCATGGTGACGAGCCCCCGCCTGCGCACGTACTACGAAGAGGCCGGTTACGCGGTCGTCGGCGAACTCACGGACAAGCTCGCGGCGGACGGCACCCCGTACGGCGTGCTGCTCATGGAGAGGCCGCTCGGCTAG